In Ipomoea triloba cultivar NCNSP0323 chromosome 7, ASM357664v1, a single genomic region encodes these proteins:
- the LOC116025127 gene encoding putative disease resistance protein At1g59780, which yields MACVALTSLIVTMELEFLQPIPRVPLDDEASISMESLFEKLLFLKVLVQQKSGGGSVIRDLEVKIRDFALEAEDGIEIQLSNFLLAKNGEDQQKACQKFHQILQEAAENAAELLEIIKEADDEEEVVNKRERSLIPWLKHASEPGNNVISFRRHSPMLEEEGRMVGRHLDHMLVVDQLVPNEREEHRAKVITIVVGMTGIGKTTLARNVYNDPKVTSHFDVRCWVTMSGEYNKTQMLHHLLWTLAEADDDEIKEGSIPKEGLAAAEQVYKCLKGGMIMITPLTISTG from the exons ATGGCTTGTGTTGCTTTGACGTCTCTCATTGTAACAATGGAGTTAGAGTTTCTGCAACCCATTCCAAGGGTTCCTCTTGATGATGAAGCATCTATATCAATGGAATCTTTATTTGAAAAGCTTCTATTTTTGAAAGTTTTAGTGCAGCAGAAATCCGGAGGTGGCTCTGTAATCAGAGATTTGGAGGTAAAGATTAGAGACTTCGCACTGGAAGCCGAAGATGGCATCGAAATACAACTAAGCAACTTTCTTCTGGCCAAAAACGGAGAGGATCAACAAAAAGCTTGTCAGAAATTCCACCAGATCTTGCAAGAAGCGGCAGAAAACGCAGCAGAGTTGCTGGAAATAATCAAGGAAgctgatgatgaagaagaggtGGTGAATAAAAGAGAACGATCACTGATTCCTTGGTTAAAACATGCTTCGGAGCCCGGCAATAATGTTATATCCTTTCGGCGGCATTCTCCGATGCTTGAGGAGGAGGGCAGAATGGTGGGTCGTCACCTTGATCATATGCTGGTAGTGGATCAACTGGTCCCGAATGAACGGGAAGAACATCGAGCTAAAGTAATCACAATTGTTGTTGGTATGACTGGTATAGGAAAAACAACTTTAGCTAGAAATGTCTATAATGATCCAAAAGTTACATCCCACTTTGATGTACGATGTTGGGTTACTATGTCTGGGGAATACAACAAGACCCAAATGCTACACCACCTTCTTTGGACACTAGCAGAGGCAgatgatgatgaaattaaagagGGAAGCATTCCTAAGGAGGGTCTAGCAGCTGCTGAGCAGGTATACAAATGCTTGAAAG GAGGGATGATTATGATTACTCCTCTTACTATATCCACAGGATGA